A single window of Pristis pectinata isolate sPriPec2 chromosome 8, sPriPec2.1.pri, whole genome shotgun sequence DNA harbors:
- the smim22 gene encoding small integral membrane protein 22, translated as MADQDVGSQIEAQFYDAVRRLQSKQLFQSTWDIATFAIFFIFIGAVLFLVLLVVVRIFWGCCCSSSKKPSKRKVGVDNLALEP; from the exons ATGGCTgaccaagatgtgggaagtcaaatTGAAGCACAGTTTTATGATGCTGTGAGGAGACTACAAAGTAAACAGCTTTTTCAATCTACCTGGGATATTGCTACCTTTGccattttctttatatttattg GTGCTGTGTTGTTTCTGGTTCTCTTGGTTGTGGTTCGCATTTTCTGGGGCTGCTGCTGTTCCTCCTCCAAaaag CCTTCAAAGCGCAAAGTGGGTGTTGACAACCTGGCACTAGAGCCTTAG